A genome region from Pongo pygmaeus isolate AG05252 chromosome 17, NHGRI_mPonPyg2-v2.0_pri, whole genome shotgun sequence includes the following:
- the LOC129018689 gene encoding protein MIX23-like produces MPVIPALWEADAGRSLEARSLRPAWSTWQNPICMKNIKIRSNMAAPSGSVNCKEFAHFQELLKVMRPIDDRIVHELNTTVPAASFGGKIDASQTCKQLYESLMGAHASRDRVKKNCIAQTSAVVKNLREEREKNLDDLTLLKQLRKEQTKLKWMQSELNVEEVVNDRSWRVFNERC; encoded by the coding sequence atgcctgtaatcccagcactttgggaggctgatgcaggcagatcacttgaggccaggagtttgagaccagcctggtcaacatggcaaaaccccatctgtatgaaaaatataaaaattaggtccAATATGGCGGCACCCAGTGGCAGTGTGAACTGTAAGGAGTTTGCACACTTCCAGGAATTACTCAAGGTGATGAGGCCTATCGATGACAGAATAGTACATGAATTAAACACTACAGTTCCAGCAGCTTCCTTTGGAGGGAAAATTGATGCCAGCCAAACCTGTAAACAACTTTATGAGTCTTTGATGGGAGCTCATGCCAGTAGAGACAGAgtcaaaaaaaattgtatagcCCAGACTTCGGCAGTAGTAAAAAACCTccgagaagagagagaaaagaatttgGACGATTTAACGTTATTAAAGCAACTTAGAAAAGAGCAGACAAAGTTGAAATGGATGCAGTCAGAACTGAACGTTGAAGAAGTGGTAAATGACAGGAGCTGGAGGGTGTTTAATGAACGCTGCTGA